A stretch of Flexibacter flexilis DSM 6793 DNA encodes these proteins:
- a CDS encoding DUF6712 family protein has translation MQPILILSPEVFRAYIPVNKAFDIANLRPFIVQVQRDLLLPVLGRTLLNQLLLLVNDQTDYEAKAQQIITENANIQAANEDLLAANLDAAITPLLTPLPTVEQMQALLPYVLAPLAILSYEKYIPWNSVSIDNSGIRIISNDNEKTAFQWQINDLEGSAQLIGNIALEHLWAFLEENEAVYPAFASADVVVWPRELFIATAKEFGRYQYISESRMVFYKLFAFIRRVEQNQIRNLLYTDLFLELKAQVANHSLSAPNATLLESVREFVALKAMHNGLLELTVKFSDKGIMLFNNNNTQSNKVEQPAELERLQLLRTEIGKTAEAALVAISDLLEKNPDDYPLWRDSPLRPKPQQCERFPVNNHHSPTFWA, from the coding sequence ATGCAACCAATTCTTATTCTTAGCCCCGAGGTTTTCAGAGCGTATATTCCCGTTAATAAAGCCTTTGACATAGCCAATTTGCGCCCGTTTATCGTGCAAGTGCAACGGGATTTGCTCTTGCCAGTGCTGGGCAGAACCCTGCTCAACCAATTGCTTTTGTTGGTCAATGACCAGACCGATTACGAGGCCAAAGCACAGCAAATCATTACCGAAAACGCCAATATTCAGGCCGCGAACGAGGACCTTTTAGCAGCCAATCTCGACGCGGCCATTACCCCATTGCTTACGCCTTTGCCCACAGTCGAGCAAATGCAAGCATTGTTGCCCTACGTGTTAGCACCTTTGGCTATACTCTCTTACGAGAAGTATATCCCTTGGAACTCCGTTTCCATTGACAATTCGGGCATTCGTATCATTTCCAATGACAACGAAAAGACCGCCTTTCAATGGCAAATCAATGATTTGGAGGGTTCGGCGCAACTGATCGGCAATATCGCTTTAGAACACCTGTGGGCGTTTTTGGAGGAAAACGAGGCCGTTTATCCTGCTTTTGCCTCCGCTGACGTAGTGGTTTGGCCGCGAGAGCTGTTCATCGCTACGGCCAAAGAATTTGGCCGTTACCAGTACATCAGCGAGAGCCGCATGGTGTTTTACAAGCTCTTTGCCTTTATCCGACGAGTCGAACAAAACCAAATTCGCAACCTGCTGTACACTGATTTGTTCCTTGAGCTAAAAGCCCAAGTAGCCAATCATTCGCTCTCCGCCCCTAACGCTACGCTTTTAGAGAGCGTCCGAGAATTTGTCGCGCTCAAAGCCATGCACAATGGCTTATTGGAGCTAACCGTCAAATTCTCTGACAAGGGTATTATGTTGTTTAACAACAACAACACCCAATCCAACAAAGTCGAGCAGCCCGCCGAGTTGGAACGCCTCCAACTCCTACGCACGGAAATCGGCAAAACCGCCGAAGCCGCTTTGGTCGCCATCTCCGATTTACTGGAGAAAAATCCCGACGATTATCCCCTTTGGCGCGATAGTCCCCTACGCCCCAAGCCCCAGCAATGCGAGCGTTTTCCCGTCAATAACCATCACAGCCCCACTTTTTGGGCGTAA
- a CDS encoding CHAP domain-containing protein: protein MSIYRYFNGFLLLFALSIGVAYGTDNQLKRKELAQIYSSQVGVREATGNNDGLQVETFLHAANAKRGQSWCAAFVSWCLQLAGIKHPITAWAAAMFPARNTIYTRGRPPTATPQQGDLFGLYYNNLGRIGHVGFIHDWGNGNIVVTVEGNTNEAASREGDGVYKKKRLKRQIYKVANFIDL from the coding sequence ATGTCAATCTATCGTTACTTTAATGGCTTTTTACTCCTTTTTGCTCTTTCTATTGGTGTTGCTTACGGCACTGATAATCAATTAAAACGCAAGGAATTAGCACAGATTTATTCCTCTCAAGTCGGCGTGCGCGAAGCCACAGGAAACAACGACGGCCTGCAAGTAGAAACCTTCCTACACGCAGCCAACGCCAAACGCGGCCAGTCGTGGTGTGCCGCCTTCGTCTCATGGTGTCTCCAATTAGCAGGCATCAAACACCCGATTACGGCTTGGGCGGCAGCCATGTTTCCAGCCCGCAATACCATTTACACACGTGGCCGTCCGCCGACGGCCACACCCCAACAAGGCGACTTGTTCGGGCTGTATTACAACAACTTGGGCCGCATCGGGCATGTGGGCTTTATCCACGATTGGGGTAACGGTAACATCGTCGTTACCGTCGAAGGCAATACCAACGAGGCCGCCTCCCGTGAAGGCGACGGCGTTTATAAGAAAAAACGCCTTAAAAGACAGATTTACAAGGTTGCTAATTTCATTGACTTATGA
- a CDS encoding DUF6549 family protein: MKNYAFLLYVLFVIACLMLGDYYSRQRDKIAALEAERENLVLAHNNQLRRVRNAQGQQRTVAPVAQLSAATLRELNAAHIAALERAFDIKLKRIQAVMRLSVTTSGKAGMPARDTLVMSPRDSLPQHFKKYSYSDNYFTMSAIADADSLHVTHYSVRNDITAIAHKGRRSPRWKFWKPRPIQCQVFLFNPHTGLDTLNVTIANGK, from the coding sequence ATGAAAAATTACGCTTTTTTGCTTTATGTACTTTTCGTAATCGCCTGCCTTATGCTCGGCGATTACTACTCACGGCAGCGCGATAAAATCGCAGCCCTTGAAGCGGAGCGCGAAAACCTTGTTTTAGCGCATAACAATCAATTGCGCCGCGTGCGCAATGCACAAGGCCAACAAAGAACTGTCGCTCCCGTCGCCCAGCTCTCTGCCGCTACGCTTCGAGAGCTGAACGCGGCACACATTGCCGCCTTAGAACGCGCCTTTGACATCAAGCTCAAACGTATTCAGGCCGTCATGCGTTTGTCGGTTACTACATCGGGCAAGGCGGGCATGCCTGCGCGTGATACGCTTGTCATGTCGCCGCGCGATTCGCTGCCGCAGCATTTTAAAAAGTACAGCTATTCCGATAACTACTTTACAATGTCCGCAATTGCGGACGCGGATAGCCTGCACGTTACTCACTATTCCGTCCGCAATGACATTACAGCCATTGCGCACAAAGGCCGCCGCTCCCCCCGTTGGAAGTTCTGGAAACCGCGCCCGATACAATGCCAAGTGTTCCTTTTTAACCCACATACAGGACTTGACACCCTCAATGTTACAATTGCTAATGGAAAATAA